A window of Salmo trutta chromosome 5, fSalTru1.1, whole genome shotgun sequence contains these coding sequences:
- the LOC115193487 gene encoding actin-related protein 2-A-like, translating into MDSQGRKVVVCDNGTGFVKCGYAGSNFPEHIFPALVGRPIIRSTAKVGNIEIKDLMVGDEASELRSMLEVNYPMENGIVRNWDDMKHLWDYTFGPEKLNIDSRNCKILLTEPPMNPTKNREKIIEVMFETYQFSGVYIAIQAVLTLYAQGLLTGVVVDSGDGVTHICPVYEGFSLPHLTRRLDIAGRDITRYLIKLLLLRGYAFNHSADFETVRMMKEKLCYVGYNIEQEQKLALETTVLVESYQLPDGRVIKVGGERFEAPEALFQPHLINVEGVGVAELLFNTIHAADIDTRSEFYKHIVLSGGSTMYPGLPSRLERELKQLYLERVLKGDVDKLSKFKIRIEDPPRRKHMVFLGGAVLADIMKDKDNFWLTREEYQEKGVRVLEKLGVTVR; encoded by the exons ATGGATAGCCAGGGAAGGAAAGTGGTGGTTTGTGACAATGGAACCGGG tTTGTGAAGTGTGGCTATGCAGGCTCCAACTTCCCAGAGCACATCTTCCCTGCCTTGGTGGGCAGGCCAATCATTCGCTCCACAGCCAAAGTGGGAAACATTGAGATTAAG GACCTGATGGTGGGCGACGAGGCCAGCGAGCTGCGCTCCATGCTAGAGGTCAACTACCCCATGGAGAACGGCATCGTGAGGAACTGGGACGACATGAAGCATCTGTGGGACTACACCTTCGGGCCTGAGAAGCTCAACATCGACTCCAGGAACTGCAAGATCCTGCTCACCGAGCCGCCCATGAACCCCACCAAGAACCGAGAGAAGATCATCGAG GTGATGTTTGAGACGTATCAGTTCTCAGGGGTCTACATTGCTATCCAGGCTGTGCTGACGCTCTACGCCCAAG GCCTGCTGACAGGTGTTGTGGTGGACTCTGGGGACGGTGTGACACACATCTGTCCGGTGTACGAGGGCTTCAGCTTGCCCCATCTGACACGACGCCTGGACATCGCTGGAAGGGACATAACCCGCTACCTCATTAAG CTGCTGTTGCTGAGGGGCTATGCGTTCAACCACTCTGCAGACTTTGAGACGGTGCGTATGATGAAGGAGAAGCTGTGCTACGTGGGTTACAACATCGAACAGGAGCAGAAACTGGCTCTGGAGACCACTGTGCTGGTCGAGTCCTACCAG ctccCAGATGGCAGGGTGATCAAGGTGGGAGGGGAGCGTTTCGAGGCTCCAGAGGCTTTGTTCCAGCCCCATCTCATCAACGTAGAGGGAGTAGGGGTGGCAGAGCTGCTCTTCAACACTATCCATGCAGCAGACATCGACACcag gTCTGAGTTCTATAAACACATAGTGTTGTCGGGTGGTTCCACCATGTATCCAGGTCTTCCATCTCGACTAGAGAGAGAGCTCAAACAGCTCTACCTGGAACGCGTGCTTAAAGGTGACGTGGACAAACTCTCG AAATTTAAGATCCGCATCGAGGACCCGCCGCGACGTAAGCACATGGTGTTCCTGGGTGGGGCCGTGCTGGCAGACATCATGAAGGACAAAGATAACTTCTGGCTGACCAGGGAGGAGTACCAGGAGAAAGGTGTCAGGGTGCTGGAGAAACTGGGGGTCACTGTCAGATAA